A single window of Periophthalmus magnuspinnatus isolate fPerMag1 chromosome 22, fPerMag1.2.pri, whole genome shotgun sequence DNA harbors:
- the hhipl2 gene encoding HHIP-like protein 2 — translation MPHHRALLRTAAARGSVLLWAAVTLLIPLRPASSHPQCLDFAPPFKPLWHLEFCTQYQEFGCCDQKTDNMIAERYWDIIEVLEIQGLDLCADSLKEIMCQECSPYAAHLFDAEDPYTPVRELPGLCFSYCQDFHSKCRHIIKYLTQNQLLQDTSQRDMSTFCTMMDLSDQDYCYPNVLNSPGLNSNLGEVVEDPRGCLQLCLTEVANNLRNPVLMLHSGDETHRMFIAEQVGFVWVFLPDGSRLEQPFLDMSGDVMTTPWLGDERGFLGMAFHPKYKHNGLFFIYYSIQVDSKLEKIRISEMKVSDHDMNVADPYSERVILEIEEPAANHNGGQLLFGLDGYLYIFTGDGGKAGDPFGKYGNAQNKSALLGKVLRIDIDKTDPNGKPYSIPPDNPFIGDPDAHPEVYAYGVRNMWRCSVDRGDPVSRHGRGRIFCGDVGQNRYEEVDIIEKGGNYGWRAKEGFECYDLKLCHNSTLDDILPIFAYSHHVGKSVTGGYVYRGCESPNLNGLYIFGDFMSGRIMALEEDKQTGAWKERSVCMGETKTCSFPGLINHHHKFIISFAEDEAGELYFLATAYPSATSPYGTVFKFMDPSRRAPPGKCKVKPQPVKVRGKKQPFIPRELTVLDINEKPTRPPLKKFTKIPTTRRPSPTTEFSEQNEDFSMNK, via the exons ATGCCCCATCATCGCGCGCTTTTACGCACAGCCGCAGCGCGTGGCTCGGTGCTGCTCTGGGCTGCGGTGACTCTGCTCATCCCTCTGCGGCCAGCCTCATCTCATCCGCAATGTCTGGACTTCGCGCCTCCTTTTAAACCTCTTTGGCACCTGGAGTTCTGCACACAGTACCAGGAGTTCGGCTGCTGCGACCAAAAGACTGACAACATGATCGCGGAGAGATACTGGGACATTATCGAGGTTTTGGAGATACAGGGACTGGACCTCTGCGCGGACAGTTTGAAAGAAATTATGTGCCAG GAGTGCTCGCCTTACGCTGCCCACCTGTTTGATGCTGAAGACCCCTACACTCCGGTCAGAGAGCTCCCGGGGCTTTGTTTTAGCTACTGCCAGGACTTTCACAGCAAATGTCGACACATCATCAAATATCTCACTCAAAACCAACTCCTCCAAGACACCAGCCAACGGGACATGTCCACATTCTGCACCATGATGGACCTCTCTGATCAAGACTATTGCTATCCAAATGTCCTCAATAGCCCAGGACTTAATAGTAATTTGGGAGAAGTGGTAGAAGACCCTCGAGGGTGCCTACAACTGTGCCTGACTGAAGTAGCAAATAATTTAAGAAATCCAGTCTTGATGCTGCACAGTGGAGATGAAACACATAGGATGTTCATAGCAGAGCAAGTTGGATTCGTTTGGGTTTTCTTACCTGATGGTAGCAGGCTGGAGCAGCCCTTTTTGGACATGAGTGGTGATGTAATGACCACTCCATGGTTAGGGGATGAGAGGGGATTTCTGGGCATGGcattccatccaaaatacaagCACAATGGACTATTCTTTATATATTATTCAATTCAGGTGGACAGCAAACTGGAGAAGATCAGGATAAGTGAAATGAAAGTGTCTGACCATGACATGAATGTAGCTGATCCATACTCAGAAAG AGTCATTTTGGAGATAGAGGAACCAGCGGCAAATCACAATGGTGGTCAGTTGCTGTTTGGTTTGGATGGATATCTTTACATTTTCACTGGAGACGGAGGCAAAGCAGGAGATCCTTTTGGGAAATATGGCAATGCACAAAACAA GAGTGCTCTGTTGGGTAAGGTGCTACGCATTGATATAGACAAGACAGACCCCAATGGAAAGCCCTACAGCATCCCTCCTGACAACCCCTTCATAGGTGACCCAGATGCCCATCCCGAGGTTTATGCCTACGGGGTGAGAAACATGTGGAGATGCTCCGTGGACAGAGGAGACCCAGTGTCCCGTCATGGTAGGGGCAGAATCTTTTGTGGAGACGTGGGACAGAACCGGTATGAGGAAGTGGACATAATCGAGAAAGGAGGAAACTACGGATGGAGGGCTAAGGAGGGATTTGAGTGCTACGACCTCAAACTGTGCCACAACTCTACCCTGG ATGACATCCTGCCTATATTTGCATACAGCCACCATGTTGGGAAATCTGTGACAGGGGGCTATGTGTACCGCGGCTGTGAATCACCCAATCTGAACGGCCTCTACATTTTTGGAGACTTTATGAGCGG ACGTATTATGGCTTTAGAGGAGGACAAACAGACTGGAGCGTGGAAAGAGCGCAGTGTCTGTATGGGAGAGACCAAAACCTGCTCCTTCCCTGGACTCATCAACCACCACCACAAGTTCATAATTTCATTTGCGGAAGACGAAGCTG GAGAGCTGTACTTTCTAGCAACGGCTTACCCCAGTGCCACATCTCCATATGGGACAGTTTTCAAGTTCATGGACCCTTCCAG ACGTGCTCCTCCAGGAAAGTGTAAAGTGAAACCACAGCCAGTTAAAGTCCGGGGtaaaaaacagccttttattCCCAGAGAGC TGACAGTGCTGGACATCAATGAGAAACCAACAAGGCCTCCGCTCAAAAAGTTTACCAAGATACCCACAACCAGACGACCCTCTCCAACTACTGa GTTTTCAGAACAGAACGAGGATTTCTCCATGAATAAATGA
- the marc1 gene encoding mitochondrial amidoxime-reducing component 1 — protein MELRAAAVNALSQHRKAALLIGGAGAALLGLAVGYKYLRKPEKLVRVGVVSQLLVHPLKSGKALSVALAECLRTGLKFGELQDRHWMVVTEDGHMVTGRQEPRLVLMTLTCEGGQICLNGPNMEELKFPKKNPQNRVIDCRVFGADIQGRDCGDAASSWITRYFKAEKTYRLVHFEPHMKARKPEPLFPKDEEVAYPDSAPVMILSEASVKDLSSKLDKPVTVERFRPNIIISDCEPFDEDSWEEIQIGSVRLKRVMACGRCLFTTVDPETGVISRKEPLDTLKIYRLCDPSEKHLYKSSPLFGQLLTVNKTGILQVGDEVFKIVR, from the exons ATGGAACTCAGAGCTGCAGCCGTGAACGCCTTATCCCAGCACCGTAAAGCTGCTCTGTTGATCGGTGGGGCTGGCGCTGCACTGCTCGGCCTCGCGGTGGGTTATAAATATCTGCGCAAACCAGAAAAACTCGTGCGTGTGGGCGTCGTGTCGCAGCTTCTCGTCCACCCGCTCAAATCTGGGAAAGCGCTCTCCGTGGCGCTCGCGGAGTGCCTCAGGACTGGACTCAAGTTTGGAGAGCTGCAGGATCG ACACTGGATGGTGGTGACTGAAGATGGCCACATGGTGACCGGACGACAGGAGccccgtttagtcctgatgaCACTCACCTGTGAGGGGGGACAAATTTGTCTGAACGGGCCCAATATGGAGGAGCTTAAATTCCCTAAGAAGAATCCACAAAACAGGGTCATCGACTGCAG AGTGTTTGGGGCGGACATACAAGGAAGGGACTGTGGAGACGCTGCCTCCTCTTGGATCACTCGCTATTTCAAAGCAGAAAAGACCTATCGTTTGGTGCACTTTGAACCCCACATGAAAGCCAGGAAACCAGAGCCGCTTTTCCCAAAAGATGAG GAGGTGGCATACCCGGACTCTGCCCCTGTTATGATTCTCTCTGAAGCATCAGTGAAGGACTTGAGCAGCAAACTGGACAAGCCAGTGACAGTGGAGCGTTTCCGGCCAAATATTATCATCAGCGATTGTGAGCCATTTGATGAG GACTCTTGGGAGGAGATCCAGATTGGCAGCGTGCGACTGAAGCGTGTGATGGCGTGTGGAAG GTGCCTTTTCACCACAGTTGATCCTGAAACCGGTGTAATATCCAGGAAAGAGCCTCTGGACACACTGAAAAT TTATCGTTTGTGTGATCCGTCTGAGAAACACCTCTATaagtcctctcctctgtttggGCAGCTGCTCACTGTGAACAAAACAGGAATCCTACAGGTCGGAGATGAAGTTTTCAAGATTGTTCGCTga
- the kcnk3b gene encoding potassium channel subfamily K member 3, which translates to MKRQNARTLALIVSILTYLVVGAAVFETLESKQEKSHKRRLDARKYELMRKLNLTKENFEELEYVVLQLKPHKAGVQWKFAGSFYFAITVITTIGYGHAAPSTDSGKVFCMFYALLGIPLTLVMFQSLGERINTFVRYLLHQTKKCLGMRRTEVSMANMVTVGFFSCLSTLCIGAILFSQSEGWSFLHAFYYCFITLTTIGFGDYVALQKDDALQNDPRYVAFCFVYILMGLTVIGAFLNLVVLRFLTMNMEDERRDAKQKALVTINKPRAEVARLLPLSTTTTPVAETKSKELKGVYTEVLHFQTICSCLWYRSKEKLQSSSSMIPELAISDPYLQTDSHYVEPGTTGCVCSPRQCTNISSITTGFLSPFRVFKRRSSV; encoded by the exons ATGAAGAGGCAAAACGCGCGGACTCTGGCTCTTATAGTCAGCATCCTCACCTACCTGGTGGTGGGAGCCGCGGTATTTGAGACCCTCGAGTCCAAACAGGAGAAAAGTCACAAGCGGAGACTCGACGCGCGGAAATACGAGCTGATGCGTAAACTGAACTTAACCAAAGAAAACTTCGAGGAGCTGGAGTACGTGGTGCTGCAGCTAAAGCCGCACAAAGCCGGGGTCCAGTGGAAGTTCGCCGGCTCCTTCTACTTCGCCATCACTGTGATCACTACCATAG GTTATGGCCACGCTGCCCCCAGCACAGACTCAGGGAAAGTCTTCTGTATGTTCTACGCTCTGCTGGGGATCCCTCTCACCCTCGTCATGTTTCAGAGTCTGGGTGAACGCATCAACACATTTGTCCGATACCTTTTGCACCAAACCAAAAAGTGCCTGGGCATGAGACGAACTGAGGTCTCTATGGCTAACATGGTAACAGTGGGCTTCTTCTCCTGCCTCAGCACCCTCTGCATAGGCGCCATCTTGTTTTCCCAATCAGAGGGGTGGAGTTTTCTACATGCTTTCTACTACTGCTTTATCACACTGACCACGATTGGATTTGGAGATTACGTAGCTCTTCAAAAGGATGACGCTTTGCAAAATGATCCACGATATGTTGCATTCTGCTTTGTCTACATCCTCATGGGGTTGACAGTGATAGGGGCATTTTTGAATTTAGTTGTTTTGAGATTTTTGACGATGAATATGGAAGATGAGAGGAGGGACGCGAAACAGAAAGCGCTGGTGACCATAAATAAACCAAGAGCAGAGGTGGCAAGACTTCTACCACTATCCACAACCACCACACCTGTAGCAGAGACGAAATCAAAAGAATTAAAAGGTGTTTATACTGAAGTTTTACATTTCCAAACTATATGCTCCTGTCTTTGGTATAGAAGCAAGGAGAAATTGCAAAGCTCCTCATCAATGATACCAGAACTGGCTATTTCAGACCCTTATCTTCAAACAGACAGTCACTACGTTGAACCAGGGACTACAGGCTGTGTGTGCTCGCCAAGACAATGCACCAATATTAGCTCAATAACAACaggtttcctctctccttttagAGTTTTTAAGAGACGCAGCTCGGTGTAG
- the ezra gene encoding ezrin a: protein MPKTVNVRVTTMDAELEFSFHPNTTGKQLFDQVARTIGLRETWYFGLQFVDNKGFITWLNADKKVMVQDVRRETPLQFKLRVKFFPEDVAEELIQDVTRRLFFLQVKEDILSEDIYCPPETAVLLASYAVQAKFGEYDKFAHQTGYLVNERLLPKRVLEQHKLSKEQWEDRIHVWHQEHRYMLKEEAMIEYLKIAQDLEMYGVNYFEIKNKKGTDLWLGVDALGLNIYEKDDRLTPKIGFPWSEIRNISFNDKKFVIKPIDKKSPDFLFYAPRLRVNKRILQLCMGNHELYMRRRKPDTIEVQQMKAQAKEERLQRKMERDQLESEKKRRADMEREKDEMEREKRELMMRLQEYEETTRRAERELQEQLERARHLEEERRRVEEEAARLEAERMEAIIAKEELARQAEDQLKNQEQLAAELAEYEAKIAVLEEAKRVKEEEADTWHSKAKEVEESLVRTKEELQTVRTSNSGGGSSSSSSSDSESDHEHSEENSTYSADLHQNEINDHRNEEERMTEAEKNERLQKQLQALSSELATARDDNKKTVNDMLHAENVRAGRDKYKTLRQIRMGNTKQRIDEFEAL from the exons GTCAATGTTCGCGTCACTACGATGGACGCGGAGCTGGAGTTCTCCTTTCACCCCAACACTACGGGCAAGCAGCTGTTTGACCAG GTTGCCAGAACCATTGGCCTACGAGAGACCTGGTATTTTGGTCTGCAGTTTGTAGACAATAAAGGATTCATCACATGGCTCAATGCAGACAAGAAG GTGATGGTCCAGGACGTTCGGAGAGAGACACCGCTGCAGTTCAAGCTCAGGGTCAAGTTTTTCCCGGAGGACGTGGCTGAGGAGCTGATCCAGGATGTTACGCGGCGCCTCTTCTTCTTACAAGTGAAAGAGGACATTCTATCGGAGGATATCTACTGCCCCCCTGAGACTGCAGTGCTCCTTGCATCGTACGCCGTTCAGGCCAAGTTTGGAGAGTACGACAAGTTTGCGCACCAGACGGGATACCTGGTCAACGAGCGTCTGCTGCCAAAGAG AGTTCTGGAGCAACACAAACTGTCCAAAGAGCAGTGGGAGGACAGGATCCACGTTTGGCACCAGGAGCACCGCTACATGCTCAA agaggaggccaTGATTGAGTACCTGAAGATTGCTCAGGACCTGGAGATGTACGGAGTGAATTATTTTGAGATCAAGAACAAGAAGGGCACCGACCTGTGGCTGGGAGTGGACGCTTTGGGACTCAATATCTACGAGAAGGACGACAG acTGACTCCAAAGATTGGATTCCCCTGGAGTGAAATTAGAAACATCTCCTTCAATGATAAGAAGTTTGTGATCAAGCCTATTGACAAGAAATCCCCA GACTTTCTTTTCTATGCTCCTCGTCTGAGAGTGAACAAGCGGATCTTGCAGCTGTGTATGGGGAACCACGAGCTGTACATGCGCCGCCGCAAACCTGACACCATCGAAGTGCAGCAGATGAAGGCTCAGGCCAAAGAGGAGCGTCTGCAGAGGAAGATGGAGAG GGATCAGTTGGAGagtgagaagaagaggagagcagaCATGGAGCGAGAGAAggatgagatggagagagagaaacgagaGCTGATGATGAGGCTGCAGGAGTATGAAGAGACCACTAGGAGAGCTGAGAGAG AGCTGCAGGAGCAGTTGGAGCGGGCTCGGCAtctggaggaggagcggaggagggtggaggaagAGGCAGCCCGACTTGAGGCTGAGCGCATGGAGGCCATCATTGCCAAAGAGGAGCTGGCCCGACAGGCAGAGGACCAGCTGAAGAACCAGGAGCAGCTG GCTGCTGAGCTGGCCGAGTATGAAGCCAAAATTGCTGTTCTGGAGGAGGCCAAGAGAGTCAAAGAGGAAGAGGCCGACACATGGCACAGCAAG GCcaaagaggtggaggagagccTGGTCCGCACCAAGGAGGAGCTGCAGACGGTCCGGACGTCTAACTCCGGTGGTgggtcttcttcttcttcttcttcagacAGCGAGAGCGACCACGAACACAGCGAGGAAAACAGCACCTACAGCGCCGACTTGCACCAAAACGAAATCAACGACCACCGCAACGAGGAGGAGCGGATGACCGAAGCTGAGAAGAACGAAAGACTCCAGAAGCAATTGCAG GCCCTGAGCTCAGAGTTGGCCACTGCTCGCGATGACAACAAGAAGACGGTGAACGACATGCTCCACGCTGAAAATGTGCGCGCCGGCCGGGACAAGTACAAGACCCTCCGCCAAATTCGCATGGGCAACACCAAGCAGAGGATCGATGAGTTTGAGGCTTTGTAG